A single region of the Solwaraspora sp. WMMD791 genome encodes:
- a CDS encoding nuclear transport factor 2 family protein, translated as MLDELLDLEHQGWASLCGSTGADFYGRIMTSDGVMVLAHGQVFDRQAVTESLNEAPPWRTYDITDERLIALNGDQAILLYTGRAYREEGEPAFVALMSSVYTRQEGVWRLALYQQTPIPPQS; from the coding sequence GTGCTCGACGAGCTGCTCGACCTTGAACACCAGGGGTGGGCGTCGCTCTGCGGCAGCACCGGCGCGGACTTCTACGGACGGATCATGACCAGCGACGGCGTCATGGTCCTCGCCCACGGCCAGGTCTTCGATCGGCAGGCAGTCACCGAATCCCTGAACGAGGCACCGCCGTGGCGGACCTACGACATCACCGACGAACGGCTCATCGCCCTCAATGGCGATCAGGCGATCCTCCTCTACACCGGCCGCGCCTACCGCGAGGAGGGCGAGCCCGCGTTCGTCGCGCTGATGTCCAGCGTCTACACCCGTCAAGAAGGCGTCTGGCGACTCGCCCTCTACCAGCAGACGCCCATCCCACCCCAGTCCTAG
- the rsmI gene encoding 16S rRNA (cytidine(1402)-2'-O)-methyltransferase: MSEAKRGAEGARGSAEGEQRRGTLSVVPTPIGNPRDITLRALDVLRTAGLVAAEDTRRARRLLDAHDIDVRVVSCYDHNEQARTKELVDALNAGTDVALISDAGTPLVNDPGYLVVGAALAEGLRVDPLPGASAALSALVGSGLPANRFLYVGFLPRKSAARRTALTEIAPVAATLIFFEAPHRVVEMLADVCEVLGDRSAALVRNLTKSYEEWLRGPVSQVHADLAARDEVKGEVTVVVEGAPRRDAAAGGVGGALDPDRVIELLFGAGLDTRTVRSLAGALTGLHRNEVYDRVSALRPR, translated from the coding sequence GTGAGTGAGGCGAAGCGGGGGGCTGAGGGCGCGCGGGGCAGCGCCGAAGGCGAGCAGCGGCGCGGCACGTTGTCGGTGGTGCCGACGCCGATCGGCAACCCGCGTGACATCACGCTTCGGGCGTTGGACGTGCTGCGGACCGCCGGGCTGGTCGCCGCCGAGGACACCCGGCGGGCGCGGCGGCTGCTCGACGCGCACGACATCGACGTCCGGGTGGTCAGCTGCTACGACCACAACGAGCAGGCGCGGACGAAGGAGCTGGTCGACGCCCTGAACGCCGGCACCGACGTCGCGTTGATCTCCGACGCGGGTACGCCGCTGGTCAACGACCCCGGCTATCTGGTCGTCGGTGCGGCGCTCGCCGAAGGGCTGCGGGTCGACCCGCTACCCGGGGCCAGCGCCGCGCTGAGCGCGCTGGTCGGCTCCGGGCTGCCGGCCAACCGATTCCTGTACGTCGGTTTCCTGCCCCGCAAGTCGGCGGCGCGGCGGACCGCGTTGACCGAGATTGCCCCGGTGGCCGCGACGTTGATTTTCTTCGAGGCGCCGCACCGGGTGGTGGAGATGCTCGCCGACGTGTGTGAGGTGCTCGGCGACCGGTCGGCGGCGTTGGTGCGCAACCTGACCAAGTCGTACGAGGAGTGGCTGCGCGGGCCGGTGTCGCAGGTGCACGCCGACCTGGCGGCCCGCGACGAGGTCAAGGGTGAGGTGACCGTGGTGGTGGAGGGTGCACCACGGCGCGACGCGGCGGCCGGTGGCGTCGGCGGTGCGCTCGACCCGGACCGGGTGATCGAGTTGTTGTTCGGTGCCGGCCTGGACACCCGGACGGTGCGCTCGCTGGCGGGCGCACTGACCGGTCTGCACCGCAACGAGGTCTACGACCGGGTATCGGCGCTGCGCCCCCGGTAA